A segment of the Leptolyngbya sp. NIES-3755 genome:
GAACCGAAGTGCAAATCGTTCTGAACCAAACGCCATTCTATGCAGAATCGGGGGGACAAATTGGCGATCGAGGTTATCTCTCCAGTGAAAATTCTGTGATTCGGATCGAGGATGTCAAGAAAGAATCTGCGTTCTTTGTTCACTTTGGACGAGTCGAGCGTGGAAGCGTTCGAGTGGGCGATCGCGTCACGGCTCAAATCGATTTATCCTGTCGTCGTCGCGCTGCTGCCAATCATTCGGCAACTCACTTGCTCCAAGCTGCACTTCGCAAGATTGTAGATGAAGGCATTTCTCAAGCGGGATCGTTAGTAGACTTCGATCGCTTAAGATTCGACTTCAACTATTCCAAGCCGTTAACCGCTGAACAATTGCAGCAAATCGAAGAGCAGATCAATACTTGGATTGCAGAAGGACACCAAGCGGAAATTGCAGTCATGCCGATCGCAGATGCGAAAGCGAAAGGTGCGATCGCAATGTTTGGGGAGAAATACGGCGATGAAGTTCGCGTGATTGACTTTCCAGGCGTTTCGATGGAACTCTGTGGTGGAACTCATGTAAGCAATACCGCAGAAATTGGATTGTTCAAGATTGTTTCAGAAGCGGGTGTCGCGGCGGGAATTCGACGGATTGAAGCAATTTCTGGGGCATCGGTTTTAGAGTATCTGAACGTTCGGGATGCAGTCGTTAAAGAGTTAAGCGATCGCTTCAAAGTTAAACCTGAAGAAATCTCCGATCGAATTACTTCACTGCAAACTGAACTGAAGAACACTCAGAAGCAGTTAGAAGCCGTTAAAGGACAACTCGCGATCGCGAAATCTGATCAACTCTTAGCTGAAGCTGAAACGGTTGGAGACTTCAAAATTCTTGTGTCACAGCTAGAAGGCGTTGATCCGGCAGCACTCCAGAAAGCGGCAGAACAATTGCTGCAAAAAGTGGGAGAAGGCGCGATCGTTTTAGGCTCCATTCCTGAAGCTGGAAAGGTGAGCTTTGTCGCGGCATTTAGTCCGGCGGTGGTGAAGAAAGGGCTGCAAGCGGGCAAGGTCGTGGGCGCGATCGCGAAAATCTGCGGGGGTGGGGGTGGCGGTCGTCCGAATCTTGCACAAGCGGGAGGACGCGATACCAGCAAGCTACCGGAAGCATTAACGGAAGCGAAGAACCAATTGCAAGCTGGATTAGGTTGAATTACTTTGCCACGACTTGGTTTATCGATCGAGTCGTGGCAAAACAACTCGGAGGCTAACTTTGTGGAGATTCGAGAAAAACTGAATTTATACCAAGACCCGATTCCCTACGTCAGTGAAGCAGAACAGCAAGAAATTGAAGCAGAGTTTGGCTCACCTGCTGACGAGGATGAAGAGTGGATAGATATGACTGTGTGGGTGAAGAATGGCAATCGCTCTACACCTAAAGGAGTCTGGACAGGATCGGAAGAAATTACAGAAAATGATCTTGCAGAGGCGCGGCAAGAAATGTGGGATCAATTTGCGAAATTCGAGCCATAAATGTATTGATCCGGTTTGGTGATAAACATGAAGTGGCTTTTGAAAGGTTTGAAAAGTGCATTACTGATTTATGTAATGGTTTGTTTCGTCCTCTTTCTCATGCAATCGCGCTTCATTTTCTTCCCGACTCGAACGATTTACAAAACGCCGATCGATCTTGGTTTGCCTGCTCAAGAAGTTTGGGTTCCAGTAAAAAACTGGCTCGGTCAAACAGAGCGAATTCATGCTTGGTGGCTTCCCGGTCGCGATCCGAAATTAGGGACTGTACTTTACTTTCACGGGAATGGTGGAACGCTGGGCGGCATTGACCAGATGGAGCGGATTCATGAACTAGGATTCTCCGTGATGGTGATTAGCTATCGGGGATATGGCAAGAGTGAAGGCGGGTTTCCCTCAGAAGCTCAAGTCTACGAAGATGCTCAAGCGGCTTGGAACTATTTAGTCAACGATCGTAGAATTCCACCGAACCAAATCACGATTTATGGCTATTCGATCGGAGGTGCGATCGCGATCGATTTGGCATCAAAACAGCCCGATGCGAGAGCGCTGATTGTTCAAAGCTCATTCACGTCGATGCGAGAGATGGCATTGCTTCAGAAGCCGTTTCGATTGTTTCCGATCGAGCTAATTTTGACGCAGCGATTTAACTCGATCGACAAAGTGAAAACGCTCAAGATGCCCGTGTTGTACTTTCACGGGGATGCGGATGAAATTGTTCCACCTAGAATGAGTCAAGCTTTGTACGATGCTACTCCGACTCCGAAACAATTATTATTTATTCGGGGCGCAAATCATAACGACGCAGAATTTACAATTGAACACTTAGAAGCGATTCGGAAGTTTGTGGAAAGCGTTCGCTAATTCGGAGTGCAATATGTCAGGGAAAAGAACCGATGAGTACAGCAATCAGCTAAAACAAGAGTTTGGGGAGCTAATCGAGTCACTGAATCTCAAAGAGCAACGCAGTAAAGAATATCTTCGGATGCGATGGCTCGATCAAGTGATGTGGATGGAAAAACGAGCCGGAGAAATGCGCGATCGACATCGACGCTTGAGATTGAGCGTGATTATCTGTAGTGCGATCGTGCCGATTATTGTGGCGATGAACTTTAATCAAGACAGGGAAGTTGATAAAGTTCTCAAAGTTACTGTGATTGCCGTGAGCGCAGTTGTGACTGTGAGTTCTGCGATCGATGAATTCTATCAATTTGGCAATCGCTGGTATAGCTATCGTAAATCAGCCGAACTCTTGAAAACTCATGGTTGGCAGTTCTTTCAACTCAGTGGTGCATATCGCAACTACAAAACCCACGAAGAAGCTTTACCGATCTTTAGTGATGAGATTGAAGGTATCATTCAGCGAGATGTCGAAATCTATGTCTCTGAAGGAATACAACAATTGAGCGCCCAAGAGAAAACCCCTGAACTCCCGCCAACCGATCCTACTCCATGACTGATCTGCCACCCTTAAACGCTGATACGATTTGGGCGATTTTGAACGATACGATCGACGATACGATCGCGAATCGTTTAGTTTGCCATTACCTCGGATATGACGATAAAACTGTTGATCCACAATGGTTAGAAGCTTATCCTGATCCCCCGAATTTTATTGAAAGTCGTCCCGCAGTCGTCAAGTTAACGCGATCGATTCCTCCAGAAAATAAGCAACTTTTGAAAGAGCAGCTTGGATTTGGTGGATATAAAGTTGATGAGCTTGTGCCCCGAAAAACTCGACGTGCAACAATGGCGAACTGGTTGTTAAGCTACATGCAGCAGAATCAAATTCCACTTTAGGAGACGAGTGTTATGGGAATCGAACGTCGAATGTCGAGAGCTATGTTTCTTCCCGCTGAAACGGTTCAACTCCGTCAACTCTGCTTTACTCCTGGAAAAGTTTATCAGCCTGGACATTACATTGCAGGAGAGTTGCCGGATGTTGCATTTGAAATGGGTTTAGTCGATAAACTGCCTCCCGTGCGCGGTAAGAGTGCTGAGATTCGTGAGCAACCGGATGAAGAATGATCCCTATGCTTGGATAGAACAATCATTAAGTGCGATCGACCGAGCAGGCTGGTATCGATCTGTCAAAACGATCGATCGTCCGGGTGCAGTGATTCAAATCGAAGATCGCACTTATCTAAATTTTGCTAGTAATGACTATTTAGGACTTGCAACCGACGATCGATTGATTCATGCTGCGATCGAAGCGACTCAGCAATATGGTACGGGCAGCACAGGATCGCGATTACTCACAGGACATCGACCCTTACATCGAGCATTAGAAACTGCGATCGCACAACTCAAACAAGCCGAAGATGCGATCGTCTTTAGTTCTGGATACTTAGCGAATTTAGGCGCGATCGCGGCGTTAATTGGTAAACGCGATTTAATTATATCTGATCAATACAATCATTCAAGCTTACGAAATGGCGCTATTGTCAGCGGTGCAACGATTTTAGAGTATCAGTACTGTGATGTTGCAGATTTGAAGATTAAGTTGGAACAACAGCGATCGCACTTTCAAAGATGCTTGATTCTAACGGATACCGTATTTAGCATGGATGGTGATCTCTGTCCTTTGCCTGAAATCTTAGATTTAGCGGATCACTTTGAGTGCATGGTGCTAGTGGATGAAGCTCATGGAACAGGTGTGATGGGCGCGACAGGTGCAGGATGTGTCGAGCATTTTGGCTGTACCGGACGTGCAATTGTTCAAATGGGAACCTTGAGCAAAGCATTAGGAAGCTTAGGAGGTTATGTTGCTGGATCGGCAGTGTTAGTTGATTTTCTGAGAAATCGTGCTCCGAGTTGGATTTATACGACGGGACTATCTCCAGCGGATACGGCGGCTGCATTGTGTGCGATCGGGATTGTTCAATCAGAACCGGAACGTCGATCGCAGCTTTGGCAGAATGTCGCTTATCTCAAATCAAAACTATCGAACTTTGAATTGTTACCCTCAGAGTCTCCAATTATCTGTTGGCAGTTGCCCGATGTTCAAACTGCGCTCCAAACTGCACAATTGCTCAACGATCGAGGTATCTTTGCTCCTGCAATTCGTCCTCCGACTGTTCCAACCAGCCGAATTCGGATGACTGTAATGGCAACACACACGAGAGAACACCTCGATCGACTAATCACAGCACTAACCTAATATTATGAATCCTTCTGATCGCCAATTTGCGCCTGCGACCCAACGCAATCGTGAGCCAATTCTAGAAGTCTTACGCGAAGTCCTACCACCGACGGGAACTGTTCTAGAAATTTCCAGTGGCACTGGAGAACATGCAGTGTTTTTTGCGCCACGTCTTGCACCTCGAAAATGGCAACCTTCTGATCCCAATCCAATTGCACTTGCCAGTATTGCGGCATGGCGTGAAGTTGAACCCGCTGAGAATTTAGCTCCTCCGATCGAGATCGATGCTCGTGATCCAGTTTGGAGGATTGAAGTGCAGAATGAGAAAATTACTGCGATCGTCAATATCAATATGATTCACATTTCGCCCTGGTCAGCGTGTTTGGGCTTGATGGCAGGCGCGAATCGAATTCTTCCATCTGGTGGAATTTTGTATCTTTATGGTCCTTACAAGCAAGGTGGAATTCATACTGCACCAAGCAATGAGATGTTTGATGAAAGCTTACAGCTACAAAATCCAGCATGGGGCGTGAGAAATCTAGAAGACGTTGTTACTGCGGCTGAACATCAAAAACTGGCACTGCTGAAAGTGGTTGCAATGCCAGCGAACAATTTATCGGTTGTGTTTCAGAAAAGTTAGAACTGACCGTCGATCGCAGGAACACATCGCTCACACAACAATGGATGTAAGGATGATTTCCCGACCTGAATCGAATAGTTCCAGCAGCGATCGCATTTCTCACCGTCTGCTTTAACGACACCAATTCCCAAGCTTTCTGTTTGAGTGGTGTATTTTGCTTCGGTTAATCGGTCTGATGACTCTAACAGTTCAACTTGCGAAGTAATAAACAGATAGCGCAATTCATCGACTCGATTTCCACTCAAGCTATCAGCAGGATTGAGCCTTTGCAGCACCGATCGCAATTCTGGATCAGCGACGAACAATCGTAATTTTGCTTCGAGTGAAGACCCGATCGCTTTATCGGTTCGTGCTTGTTCCAGTACTTTGTTCGCTTCTGCACGAATGTCCCGCAGCTTTTCCCATTTCTGTGCAAGCTCTGGATTGCGCCATTGGTCTTCTAGCTTCACCCAACCTGCTTCAAACACCGATTTGTAAGGCGTTTTGTAAGGTAAGTACTGCCAGATATCTTCTGCCATATGGGATAGAACAGGCGCGATCGATTTTGCTAAGTTCTCAAGCGCGATCGCTAACACCGTCTGACAACTCCGACGACGTTCTGCATTCACAGAACTGATGTACAACCGATCTTTTGCAATGTCGAGGTAGAAGTTCGACAAATCGACTGCACAGAAGTTCTGAGCCGTTTGGAAAAAGCGGAAGAATTGATACGTCTCAAACGAGTCTTGGATCTCGTCAAATACTTCTGTCATGCGGTGCAGCATGTATCGATCGAGTTCCGGTAACTGATCGTAAGCAACTGCATCTTTTGCTGGATCGAAGTCATGTAAGTTTCCTAGCAAGAATCGGGCTGTGTTGCGGATCTTCCGATACACATCAGACATTTGCTTCAGGATGTTTTTACCGATCGGGACATCAGTGGTATAGTCCACCGAAGACACCCACAAGCGTAAGATATCCGCACCATAAGGCGGTTCTTGCTGTTGGTTCTTTCCGCCTTCGATCACAATCATTGGATCAACAACATTGCCCAAGGATTTACTTTGTTTGCGTCCTTGCTCATCCAAAGTAAAACCATGAGTCAGCACTGTTTTGTAAGGAGCTTGCCCCTGGGTTGCAACACTCGTGAGCAAGCTTGATTGAAACCAACCGCGATGTTGATCCGACCCTTCGAGATAGATATCAGCGGGATAGCGCAATTCTGGACGCTGTTCGACCACTGCTGCCCAAGAAGAGCCAGAATCAAACCAAACATCCATTGTGTCTGTCCCTTTGCGGTACTTCTTGCCGTGGTACTTTTCGGGAAGAAGTTCCTCGATCGACAATTCCCACCAAGCATCCGACCCTTTTTCCGCCACGATCGCTTGCACATGTGCGATCGTTTCTTCGTTCAACAATGGCTCTCCAGTTTCCTCGTCATAAAACACCGGAATCGGCACACCCCAGCTTCTTTGACGTGAGATACACCAATCCGATCGCTCAGCCACCATTGAGGTAATCCGATTTTCGCCTTGTGCTGGAATCCATTGCACTCCAGAAATTGCTTCTAATGCTTGATCTCGGAAGCCTTCAACCGACGCAAACCATTGTTCAGTTGCGCGGAAAATCGTTGGCTTTTTAGTCCGCCAATCGTAAGGATATTTATGTTGGTATGGCTCTTCTTTAAGCAGCGATCGAGCTTCTTGCAATGCTTCGATCACCGCAGGATTTCCATCACCCAACACATTCAAGCCCTGAAACTGTCCCGCCTCTTCGGTGAAGTTGCCATCATCATCGACCGGAGCCAAGATTGGCAATCCATAACGCTGTCCAACTAGGTAGTCATCTTGACCATGACCTGGAGCCGTGTGAACTAAACCTGTACCGGATTCAGTCGTGACATAATCGCCACCGATCACGATTTCACTAATGCGATCGAACAATGGATGCCGATAGGTTGTATGCTCCAACAATCGACCCATCATCGTTGCTTTGACTTCGAGCGAAGTACCAAGAACCTCAGATAATCGATCGACTAAATCCTTTGCAACAATCAGA
Coding sequences within it:
- a CDS encoding isoleucyl-tRNA synthetase (similar to AA sequence:cyanobase_aa:LBDG_23770), whose protein sequence is MTATEPGSYKNSVNLPQTKFDMRANAVKREPELQKFWAEQQIYEHLSQENPGEEFILHDGPPYANGALHIGHALNKILKDTINKYQLLKGRKVRYVPGWDCHGLPIELKVLQTLKPEERRQLTPLSLRQKARDFAIDTVAQQATSFKRYGVWGDWDHPYLTLKPEYEAAQIGVFGQMVLKGYIYRGLKPVHWSPSSKTALAEAELEYPEGHTSRSLYAAFEVLNLSKELQMPLDPFLGELGVAIWTTTPWTIPANLAVSVNPDLVYAVVEVGENAPGRFKYLIVAKDLVDRLSEVLGTSLEVKATMMGRLLEHTTYRHPLFDRISEIVIGGDYVTTESGTGLVHTAPGHGQDDYLVGQRYGLPILAPVDDDGNFTEEAGQFQGLNVLGDGNPAVIEALQEARSLLKEEPYQHKYPYDWRTKKPTIFRATEQWFASVEGFRDQALEAISGVQWIPAQGENRITSMVAERSDWCISRQRSWGVPIPVFYDEETGEPLLNEETIAHVQAIVAEKGSDAWWELSIEELLPEKYHGKKYRKGTDTMDVWFDSGSSWAAVVEQRPELRYPADIYLEGSDQHRGWFQSSLLTSVATQGQAPYKTVLTHGFTLDEQGRKQSKSLGNVVDPMIVIEGGKNQQQEPPYGADILRLWVSSVDYTTDVPIGKNILKQMSDVYRKIRNTARFLLGNLHDFDPAKDAVAYDQLPELDRYMLHRMTEVFDEIQDSFETYQFFRFFQTAQNFCAVDLSNFYLDIAKDRLYISSVNAERRRSCQTVLAIALENLAKSIAPVLSHMAEDIWQYLPYKTPYKSVFEAGWVKLEDQWRNPELAQKWEKLRDIRAEANKVLEQARTDKAIGSSLEAKLRLFVADPELRSVLQRLNPADSLSGNRVDELRYLFITSQVELLESSDRLTEAKYTTQTESLGIGVVKADGEKCDRCWNYSIQVGKSSLHPLLCERCVPAIDGQF
- a CDS encoding hypothetical protein (hypothetical protein CWATWH0003_3456;~similar to AA sequence:cyanobase_aa:LBDG_54110), with amino-acid sequence MEIREKLNLYQDPIPYVSEAEQQEIEAEFGSPADEDEEWIDMTVWVKNGNRSTPKGVWTGSEEITENDLAEARQEMWDQFAKFEP
- a CDS encoding hypothetical protein (hypothetical protein Npun_R1028;~similar to AA sequence:cyanobase_aa:LBDG_16970) produces the protein MTDLPPLNADTIWAILNDTIDDTIANRLVCHYLGYDDKTVDPQWLEAYPDPPNFIESRPAVVKLTRSIPPENKQLLKEQLGFGGYKVDELVPRKTRRATMANWLLSYMQQNQIPL
- a CDS encoding hypothetical protein (hypothetical protein Npun_R5154;~similar to AA sequence:cyanobase_aa:LBDG_16960); translated protein: MSGKRTDEYSNQLKQEFGELIESLNLKEQRSKEYLRMRWLDQVMWMEKRAGEMRDRHRRLRLSVIICSAIVPIIVAMNFNQDREVDKVLKVTVIAVSAVVTVSSAIDEFYQFGNRWYSYRKSAELLKTHGWQFFQLSGAYRNYKTHEEALPIFSDEIEGIIQRDVEIYVSEGIQQLSAQEKTPELPPTDPTP
- a CDS encoding 8-amino-7-oxononanoate synthase (similar to AA sequence:cyanobase_aa:LBDG_16980), producing MGIERRMSRAMFLPAETVQLRQLCFTPGKVYQPGHYIAGELPDVAFEMGLVDKLPPVRGKSAEIREQPDEE
- a CDS encoding 8-amino-7-oxononanoate synthase (similar to AA sequence:cyanobase_aa:LBDG_16990) — its product is MKNDPYAWIEQSLSAIDRAGWYRSVKTIDRPGAVIQIEDRTYLNFASNDYLGLATDDRLIHAAIEATQQYGTGSTGSRLLTGHRPLHRALETAIAQLKQAEDAIVFSSGYLANLGAIAALIGKRDLIISDQYNHSSLRNGAIVSGATILEYQYCDVADLKIKLEQQRSHFQRCLILTDTVFSMDGDLCPLPEILDLADHFECMVLVDEAHGTGVMGATGAGCVEHFGCTGRAIVQMGTLSKALGSLGGYVAGSAVLVDFLRNRAPSWIYTTGLSPADTAAALCAIGIVQSEPERRSQLWQNVAYLKSKLSNFELLPSESPIICWQLPDVQTALQTAQLLNDRGIFAPAIRPPTVPTSRIRMTVMATHTREHLDRLITALT
- a CDS encoding hypothetical protein (hypothetical protein N9414_21340;~similar to AA sequence:cyanobase_aa:LBDG_16950) translates to MKWLLKGLKSALLIYVMVCFVLFLMQSRFIFFPTRTIYKTPIDLGLPAQEVWVPVKNWLGQTERIHAWWLPGRDPKLGTVLYFHGNGGTLGGIDQMERIHELGFSVMVISYRGYGKSEGGFPSEAQVYEDAQAAWNYLVNDRRIPPNQITIYGYSIGGAIAIDLASKQPDARALIVQSSFTSMREMALLQKPFRLFPIELILTQRFNSIDKVKTLKMPVLYFHGDADEIVPPRMSQALYDATPTPKQLLFIRGANHNDAEFTIEHLEAIRKFVESVR
- a CDS encoding hypothetical protein (similar to AA sequence:cyanobase_aa:LBDG_23760), with protein sequence MNPSDRQFAPATQRNREPILEVLREVLPPTGTVLEISSGTGEHAVFFAPRLAPRKWQPSDPNPIALASIAAWREVEPAENLAPPIEIDARDPVWRIEVQNEKITAIVNINMIHISPWSACLGLMAGANRILPSGGILYLYGPYKQGGIHTAPSNEMFDESLQLQNPAWGVRNLEDVVTAAEHQKLALLKVVAMPANNLSVVFQKS